In a genomic window of Muntiacus reevesi chromosome 1, mMunRee1.1, whole genome shotgun sequence:
- the TYW3 gene encoding tRNA wybutosine-synthesizing protein 3 homolog isoform X1, whose translation MDLSAEFKRWKAQCLSKVDLSRKGSVDEDVLEIVQLLNGQEQFFTTSSCAGRIILLDGSINGSEVQKQNCSWLLVTHKACVKDDVIIFVAGKIAASNPSRKRFTFKIHALFPKDSESSCLVVALRRADGDAILKFEPLVLHVQCRQLQDARILHSVAIDSGFRNSGITVGKRGKIMLAVRSTHGLEVPLSHQGKLMVTEEYIDFLLKIANQKMEENKKRIERFYNCLQHALEKETVSATSHPKEKVNSPYIRKKKRNPDKAHGKHVTEENDKELENNDHDDPGISVTIFPEDY comes from the exons ATGGATCTTAGCGCAGAGTTCAAGAGGTGGAAGGCGCAGTGTCTGAGCAAAGTGGACCTCAGCCGGAAGGGCAGTGTGGATGAGGACGTGTTAGAGATTGTGCAGCTCCTAAATGGGCAAGAACAGTTTTTCACCACCAGTTCCTGCGCTGGCCGAATCATCCTCCTAGACGGG agtATAAATGGTTCTGAGGTTCAGAAACAAAACTGTTCCTGGTTACTGGTTACACACAAAGCCTGTGTGAAAGATGATGTG ATAATCTTTGTGGCAGGAAAGATAGCTGCCAGCAATCCCAGCAGAAAAAGATTCACTTTTAAGATCCATGCATTATTTCCAAAGGACTCCGAGTCATCCTGCCTG GTGGTGGCCCTGAGGAGAGCGGATGGCGACGCCATTTTGAAATTTGAGCCGCTCGTTCTTCATGTGCAGTGTCGACAGTTGCAGGATGCGCGGATTCTG catTCAGTGGCAATAGATTCTGGCTTCAGGAACTCTGGCATAACTGtgggaaagagaggaaagatTATGCTG GCTGTCCGGAGCACACATGGCCTAGAAGTTCCATTAAGCCATCAAGGGAAACTAATGGTGACAGAGGAGTATATCGACTTCCTATTAAAGATAGCAAatcaaaaaatggaagaaaacaagaagagaattgaaag gTTTTACAACTGCCTACAACATGCTttggaaaaagaaactgtttcTGCAACCTCACATCCTAAAGAGAAAGTTAACTCACCATATATtcgtaaaaaaaaaaggaacccagATAAAGCACATGGCAAACACGTTActgaagaaaatgataaagaacTTGAAAATAACGACCATGATGATCCAGGAATCAGTGTTACTATCTTTCCTGAAGATTACTGA
- the TYW3 gene encoding tRNA wybutosine-synthesizing protein 3 homolog isoform X2, which yields MDLSAEFKRWKAQCLSKVDLSRKGSVDEDVLEIVQLLNGQEQFFTTSSCAGRIILLDGSINGSEVQKQNCSWLLVTHKACVKDDVVVALRRADGDAILKFEPLVLHVQCRQLQDARILHSVAIDSGFRNSGITVGKRGKIMLAVRSTHGLEVPLSHQGKLMVTEEYIDFLLKIANQKMEENKKRIERFYNCLQHALEKETVSATSHPKEKVNSPYIRKKKRNPDKAHGKHVTEENDKELENNDHDDPGISVTIFPEDY from the exons ATGGATCTTAGCGCAGAGTTCAAGAGGTGGAAGGCGCAGTGTCTGAGCAAAGTGGACCTCAGCCGGAAGGGCAGTGTGGATGAGGACGTGTTAGAGATTGTGCAGCTCCTAAATGGGCAAGAACAGTTTTTCACCACCAGTTCCTGCGCTGGCCGAATCATCCTCCTAGACGGG agtATAAATGGTTCTGAGGTTCAGAAACAAAACTGTTCCTGGTTACTGGTTACACACAAAGCCTGTGTGAAAGATGATGTG GTGGTGGCCCTGAGGAGAGCGGATGGCGACGCCATTTTGAAATTTGAGCCGCTCGTTCTTCATGTGCAGTGTCGACAGTTGCAGGATGCGCGGATTCTG catTCAGTGGCAATAGATTCTGGCTTCAGGAACTCTGGCATAACTGtgggaaagagaggaaagatTATGCTG GCTGTCCGGAGCACACATGGCCTAGAAGTTCCATTAAGCCATCAAGGGAAACTAATGGTGACAGAGGAGTATATCGACTTCCTATTAAAGATAGCAAatcaaaaaatggaagaaaacaagaagagaattgaaag gTTTTACAACTGCCTACAACATGCTttggaaaaagaaactgtttcTGCAACCTCACATCCTAAAGAGAAAGTTAACTCACCATATATtcgtaaaaaaaaaaggaacccagATAAAGCACATGGCAAACACGTTActgaagaaaatgataaagaacTTGAAAATAACGACCATGATGATCCAGGAATCAGTGTTACTATCTTTCCTGAAGATTACTGA